The DNA segment GGTCGTAGCACAGGGTCGGGATCTCCTTTCCCTGGCGTCGCGCCACCTGGTAGAGGGTCTCTCCCGGTGTGAAGGTCACCCTTTCACCGTCCAGGGTGAGGGTGGGCTGCTGGGGTTCGCTGGGGTTGGATGCCATGGCCATCACTCCTTCTCGTGCTGGACCTGGTCCGCCGGGCGGGCGGCCAGATGGGCCTGGATCTGGACCGGGAAGTAGCGCACCAGGCTGTCGGTGACCATGGGGGCAGCCTGGCCCAGCCCGCAGGCGCTGAGGGCCCGCATGGTGCGCCCCAGGTCGGCCACCTCTTGCTGCCAGGCTTCCCAGGTGGATGGCCCCCCACCGTCCAGTCGTTCGTGCAGGCGCTGGGTGCCGATGCGGCAGGGGAAGCACTTGCCGCAGGACTCGTGGGCGAAGAAGGCCATGGCGTCGGCCGCCACCTGGACCATGTCCCGGCGGTCATCGAAGACCATGATGCCCCCCGCGCCCAGGAAGGTGCCTTTGCGCCGCAGGCTGGGGTCGTCCAGGTTGACGTCCAGGTCGTCCCCGGCCAGGAAGCCGCCGGAGAGGCCGGCCATGGTCACGGCCTGGATGGTGTGGCCGGGCAGGGGGCCGCCGGCCCAATCGTACAGCAAGGTGCGGAGGGGCAGGCCCATGGGGATCTCGTAGTTGCCGGGGCGTTGGATGTCGCCCGAAAGGCTGATCACCTTGGTGCCGGCCTGCTCTCCCAGGCCCAGGGCCCGGTACCAGTCTGGCCCGTGGCGCAGGATGGGCGGCACCGAGGCCAGGGTCTCCACATTGTTCACCACCGTGGGCAGGCCCTCGAAGCCGTGGGTGACCGGGTAGGGGGGACGGTTGCGGGGGAAGGGGTGGCGGCCCTCCAGGCTGTTGAGGAGCGCGGTCTCTTCGCCGCAGATGTAGGCGCCCGCGCCCCGGCGCAGATAGATCTCAAAGGAGAAGTCGCTGCCCAGGATCTGGGGACCCAGATAGCCGGCCTCCCGGGCCGCGGCCAGGGCCTGGGCCAGGAGGTGGTAGGTGGCCGGGTACTCGTAGCGCAGGTAGATGAAGCCCCGGGTGGCGCCGGTGGCGTAGGCCGCCAGGGTCATCCCCTCGATCACGGCGAAGGGGTCGTAGTCCAACAGGGCCCGGTCCTTGAAACAGCCCGGTTCGCCCTCATCCGCATTGCAGACGATGGTCTTGGGCGCGCCCGGCGCATCGGCCACGGCCTGCCACTTGACGCCGGTGGGAAAGCCAGCGCCGCCCCGCCCGGCCAGGCCGCTGGCCCGGACCTGTTCAATGACGTCGGCCGGTGTGAGCTCCTGGAGCGCCCGGCGCAGGGCCTGGT comes from the Litorilinea aerophila genome and includes:
- a CDS encoding NADH-ubiquinone oxidoreductase-F iron-sulfur binding region domain-containing protein, with translation MAQPTDQDLISNWQDEPAPLLPILHAFHRRDGYLGEESLRAVATALRIPLADLYGTVTFYHHFSRESGGHGHPRVCTGPICAQHGAQALLAALADQGATPMPCAGRCDAPIPVLVGDQVWTGHGDEQPALPLAATPSPLPPPNPAGSPECVFAHIRTPGRNTLAGYRATGGYQALRRALQELTPADVIEQVRASGLAGRGGAGFPTGVKWQAVADAPGAPKTIVCNADEGEPGCFKDRALLDYDPFAVIEGMTLAAYATGATRGFIYLRYEYPATYHLLAQALAAAREAGYLGPQILGSDFSFEIYLRRGAGAYICGEETALLNSLEGRHPFPRNRPPYPVTHGFEGLPTVVNNVETLASVPPILRHGPDWYRALGLGEQAGTKVISLSGDIQRPGNYEIPMGLPLRTLLYDWAGGPLPGHTIQAVTMAGLSGGFLAGDDLDVNLDDPSLRRKGTFLGAGGIMVFDDRRDMVQVAADAMAFFAHESCGKCFPCRIGTQRLHERLDGGGPSTWEAWQQEVADLGRTMRALSACGLGQAAPMVTDSLVRYFPVQIQAHLAARPADQVQHEKE